A single region of the Eremothecium gossypii ATCC 10895 chromosome V, complete sequence genome encodes:
- the DIF1 gene encoding Dif1p (Syntenic homolog of Saccharomyces cerevisiae YLR437C (DIF1) and YML058W (SML1)), with translation MCLYVNKEHPYTQASGPWPACLPRRWQLYKDQRRLHRPGGRRPMSTSDSHLGSPRKRQLQRAAPAAPQHSEYQQQLSTLGMRIRQAVDNGYRAPQDPVRAAVPHAVPAAACVQDNTLYTVPDYKRVPLAADRAPPMLVNQRTVSSTSSLQAWESQLDERLSLIDSSIMHNKLGAGEFMLGGTKRAFDQLETDNW, from the coding sequence ATGTGTTTATATGTAAACAAAGAGCACCCATACACCCAAGCATCTGGCCCCTGGCCGGCGTGTTTACCCAGGCGGTGGCAACTATATAAAGACCAAAGGCGGCTGCACCGCCCCGGTGGCCGGCGACCAATGTCAACCTCTGATTCGCACTTAGGGTCGCCCCGCaagcggcagctgcagcgggctgcgccagccgccCCCCAGCACTCCGAAtaccagcagcagctgtccACACTGGGCATGCGCATCCGCCAGGCTGTCGACAACGGTTACCGCGCCCCCCAGGACCCCGTCCGGGCCGCGGTGCCACACGCGGTGCCTGCAGCAGCCTGCGTGCAGGACAACACACTGTACACGGTTCCCGACTACAAGCGCGTGCCGCTGGCCGCCGaccgcgcgccgccgaTGCTGGTCAACCAGCGCACGGTGTCGTCCACGTCCTCGCTGCAGGCGTGGGAGTCGCAGCTGGATGAGCGCCTGAGCCTGATCGACAGCAGCATCATGCACAACAAGTTGGGCGCGGGAGAGTTCATGCTCGGGGGCACCAAGCGCGCCTTCGACCAGCTGGAGACGGATAACTGGTAA
- the CAR2 gene encoding ornithine-oxo-acid transaminase (Syntenic homolog of Saccharomyces cerevisiae YLR438W (CAR2)): MAVEFNLSSKQTVEYEQEYSAHNYHPLPVVFHKASGAHVWDPEGKEYLDFLSAYSAVNQGHCHPEIVQALVDQASRLTLSSRAFSNDCFAAFAKYVTEYFGYGMVLPMNTGAEAVETALKLARRWGYMKKGIAADEAIILGASGNFHGRTFGAISLSTDEEDTRKHFGPFLKNTTAELPDGSGEQIRFGELADLERAFKHAGERIAAVILEPIQGEAGIVVPPEGYLEGVQRLCREHNALFICDEIQTGIGRTGKMLCYEHSEGVRPDIVVLGKAISGGILPVSCVLADKDIMLCFEPGSHGSTYGGNPLSSRVAVAALEVIRKENLVERARVLGEKLRAKLESLQAESNGIISEVRGKGLLSAIVIDPSKANGRTAWDLCLLMKDAGVLAKPTHEHIIRLAPPLVISEEDLMHGVDVIKSSLEKLPTVEKAAH; this comes from the coding sequence ATGGCCGTCGAGTTCAACCTATCCTCAAAGCAAACTGTAGAGTACGAGCAGGAGTACTCCGCTCACAACTACCACCCTCTGCCAGTGGTTTTCCACAAGGCGTCGGGCGCGCATGTATGGGACCCAGAAGGCAAGGAGTACCTGGACTTCCTCTCTGCCTACTCTGCCGTGAATCAGGGCCACTGCCACCCGGAGATCGtgcaggcgctggtggACCAGGCGTCGCGGCTGACGCTGTCGTCGCGGGCGTTCTCCAACGACTGCTTCGCGGCGTTTGCAAAGTACGTGACCGAGTACTTCGGGTACGGGATGGTGTTGCCTATGAACACGGGCGCCGAGGCCGTGGAAACGGCGCTGAAGCTGGCGCGCCGCTGGGGCTACATGAAGAAGGGCATTGCCGCCGACGAGGCGATCATCCTCGGAGCGTCCGGCAACTTCCACGGCCGCACGTTCGGCGCCATATCGCTGTCGACCGACGAGGAGGACACCCGGAAGCACTTCGGTCCGTTCCTGAAGAACACGACCGCCGAGCTTCCAGACGGCTCCGGCGAGCAAATCCGGTTCGGTGAGCTGGCCGACCTTGAGCGCGCGTTCAAGCATGCGGGCGAGCGCATCGCCGCGGTGATCCTCGAGCCCATCCAGGGCGAGGCCGGCATCGTCGTGCCCCCAGAGGGCTACCTAGAGGGTGTGCAGCGCCTGTGTCGCGAGCACAACGCCCTGTTCATCTGCGACGAGATCCAAACCGGGATCGGCCGTACAGGCAAGATGCTATGCTACGAGCACTCCGAGGGCGTGCGTCCGGACATCGTCGTACTGGGCAAAGCCATCTCTGGAGGTATCCTACCGGTGTCCTGCGTGCTTGCGGACAAGGACATTATGTTGTGCTTTGAGCCCGGCTCCCACGGATCCACCTACGGAGGTAACCCGCTTTCCTCCCGCGTCGCGGTCGCCGCCTTGGAGGTCATCCGCAAGGAGAACCTGGTCGAGCGTGCTCGCGTGCTGGGTGAAAAGCTTCGCGCTAAGCTCGAGTCCCTCCAGGCTGAGTCAAACGGCATCATTTCAGAGGTCCGCGGCAAGGGCCTGCTATCTGCCATCGTAATTGACCCATCCAAGGCCAACGGCCGTACTGCCTGGGACCTCTGCTTGCTAATGAAGGACGCCGGCGTGCTTGCTAAGCCCACCCATGAGCATATCATCAGACTGGCTCCACCGCTCGTCATCTCCGAGGAGGATCTAATGCACGGTGTCGACGTCATCAAAAGCTCGCTTGAGAAGCTACCAACGGTTGAGAAGGCAGCCCATTAG